The Megachile rotundata isolate GNS110a chromosome 11, iyMegRotu1, whole genome shotgun sequence genome includes a region encoding these proteins:
- the LOC105661733 gene encoding 26S proteasome non-ATPase regulatory subunit 6, protein MSNSELCHKTPEYMFLAKIWFKMTLKEHRNEEDLKTKFLDMVTQGNMTKYYENACKEFDWKIDDELLDTMKKANEVTWQELRLPDSSGVEDSEKQSWRKELEFFCQIGDLERAADTANQILKDESNSFSARVEAAFGLFRIAYIKNDVGQMGKMIAQLTHFMEGSYTCGSDWCSRNKLKVYEAVYCLATRNFSRTASLLLDCIPTFESYELLPFKDVVEYTILSGIISFSRSDFESHFNNNGLLQQALLTESPRYREFFYFLYDCHYGEFFRSLAWIESELRANPLFHPHCRYFMREMRLRAYSQLLQAYRTINLSTIAAEFGVTEEYVEQEIAGFIVSGKLHCKIDKVAGTIVTISAVGCSKGQAPNASCDRGLMYQNIIKRGDTIFNRLKKLVDMAHRLLKKYPRSIYRSTEKAKQHFNYLLVVDFESTCERYVKMQPQEIIEFPCAAVSTRTWNIENVFHEYVKPKINPELTPFCTELTGIIQDMVDNQPHFPEVFDKFCKWIEEHNYFTEGNNCVYVTCGDWDMKSMLPQQCKLDNIPVPDHFQKWINLKNIFCDVTQYYPRSLKDMLAFLKLPLHGRLHSGINDVENMVRIIQALQAKHDIVYK, encoded by the exons ATGAGTAATTCAGAATTATGTCATAAAACCCCGGAATACATGTTCCTTGCTAAAATTTGGTTTAAGATGACTCTAAAGGAACATCGAAatgaagaagatttaaaaaccaAATTTCTGGACATGGTAACGCAAGGAAATATGACGAAATATTACGAGAACGCGTGCAAAGAATTTGATTGGAAAATTGATGATGAATTGCTCGACACGATGAAGAAAGCAAATGAGGTGACTTGGCAAGAACTGCGGTTACCCGATAGTTCAGGTGTTGAGGATTCTGAAAAACAAAGTTGGAGGAAAGAGTTAGAGTTTTTCTGTCAAATCGGTGATCTTGAACGTGCTGCGGACACTGCTAATCAAATTCTGAAAGACGAAAGTAATTCGTTCAGTGCCAGAGTCGAAGCTGCGTTTGGTTTGTTCAGAATAGCGTACATAAAGAACGACGTTGGTCAGATGGGAAAAATGATCGCGCAACTAACACATTTCATGGAAGGATCCTATACGTGTGGCAGCGACTGGTGTAGTCGTAACAAACTAAAAGTGTACGAAGCTGTCTACTGTCTCGCAACACGGAACTTTTCACGGACTGCGTCGCTCTTGCTGGACTGCATTCCCACCTTTGAATCCTATGAATTATTACCATTCAAAGATGTCGTTGAATACACTATTTTATCCGGAATTATTTCTTTCTCGCGATCAGATTTCGAATCTCATTTCAATAACAATGGACTCTTGCAACAGGCGTTACTTACGGAATCTCCTAGATAcagagaatttttttatttcctgtatgattgtcattacgGGGAATTCTTTCGAAGTCTTGCCTGGATAGAGTCTGAACTTAGAGCCAATCCTTTATTTCATCCCCACTGTCGTTATTTCATGAGAGAGATGCGTTTGAGGGCATACTCTCAGTTGCTGCAAGCATATCGGACTATTAACTTGAGCACAATAGCGGCAGAATTTGGTGTGACGGAGGAATACGTAGAACAAGAAATAGCAGGTTTCATTGTTAGCGGTAAATTGCATTGTAAGATTGATAAAGTAGCTGGAACTATTGTTACAATTAGTGCTGTTGGCTGCAGTAAAGGACAAGCACCTAATGCTTCGTGCGATCGAGGACTGATGTATCaaaacataataaaaagagGCGACACGATATTTAACCGATTGAAAAAACTTG TGGACATGGCGCATAGACTCCTTAAAAAGTACCCTCGATCCATTTATAGAAGCACTGAAAAAGCTaaacaacattttaattatttgctTGTAGTAGACTTTGAAAGCACATGTGAACGGTACGTAAAAATGCAACCTcaagaaattattgaatttccttGTGCAGCAGTGTCAACGAGGACCTGGAATATAGAGAATGTTTTCCATGAATACGTTAAACCAAAAATTAATCCAGAACTTACTCCATTTTGCACAGAACTTACTGGTATCATACAGGACATGGTAGATAATCAGCCTCATTTTCCAGAAGTATTTGACAAGTTTTGTAAGTGGATAGAAGAGCACAATTATTTTACAGAGGGAAACAATTGTGTATATGTAACTTGCGGTGATTGGGATATGAAATCCATGCTACCACAACAATGTAAACTAGATAATATACCTGTACCTGATCATTTTCAAAAGTggataaacttaaaaaatattttctgcgaCGTAACTCAATATTATCCACGGTCTTTGAAAGATATGCTTGCATTTCTTAAACTTCCTTTACATGGAAGACTGCATTCTGGAATAAATGATGTAGAAAATATGGTTAGGATAATTCAAGCTCTTCAAGCAAAACACGACATAGTGTATAAGTAA
- the RfC3 gene encoding replication factor C subunit RfC3 isoform X1 codes for MSAKPMISTNLPWVEKYRPKKLDDLISHEDIIKTINKFINEDQLPHLLFYGPPGTGKTSTILACARKLYTAGQFNSMVLEMNASDDRGIGIVRGQILNFASTGTLYKSGFKLIILDEADAMTNDAQNALRRIIEKYTDNVRFCIICNYLSKIIPALQSRCTKFRFGPLSSDQILPRLETIIKEENLNVSEDGKEALIALSGGDMRKVLNVLQSTWLAFGTVTEETVYTCVGHPLPIDIKNIVNWLLNESYELCYCSILFVSYVSEIILEVVEVSLTYVHTEIQDIKLKKGLALQDILTQLHLFVNKIEFPDSILIELIIKLAEIEKRVAIGCSEPVQLNALVSAFQNARNIETS; via the exons atgtcaGCAAAACCTATGATATCTACAAATTTACCATG ggTTGAAAAATATCGGCCGAAAAAATTGGATGATTTAATATCCCACGAAGATATCATCAAAACTA taaataaatttatcaatgaAGATCAACTTCCTCATCTTCTCTTTTATGGACCTCCTGGTACTGGAAAAACTAGTACCATTCTTGCTTGTGCACGTAAATTGTACACAGCAGGACAGTTTAATTCAAtg GTATTAGAAATGAATGCTTCAGATGACAGAGGTATCGGCATAGTAAGAGGACAGATTCTTAATTTTGCAAGTACAGGTACATTGTACAAGTCTGGTTTTAAGTTGATTATCCTTGATGAAGCAGATGCCATGACTAATGATGCACAGAATGCTCTTAGGAGAA TAATTGAAAAGTACACAGACAATGTTCGCTTTTGCATCATATGTAATTATCTCAGTAAAATTATCCCTGCTCTCCAATCACGGTGTACAAAGTTTAGGTTTGGACCACTTTCTTCAGATCAAATTTTACCAAGACTAGAAACAATTATTAAAGAAGAGAA TTTAAATGTGTCTGAAGATGGAAAAGAAGCATTAATAGCACTAAGTGGAGGAGATATGAGGAAAGTTTTAAATGTTCTTCAAAGCACATGGCTTGCTTTTGGTACGGTCACAGAAGAAACTGTTTATACTTGTGTTGGACATCCTCTTCCAATAGATATAAAGAACATTGTAAACTGGTTATTGAATGAATCGTATGAATTATGTTATTGCAGTATCCTTTTTGTTTCATATGTATCAGAAATTATTTTGGAAGTTGTAGAAGTTTCTTTAACTTATGTTCATACAGAAATTCAAGACATAAAACTGAAGAAAGGACTGGCATTGCAAGATATATTAACACAACttcatttatttgtaaataaaa TTGAGTTTCCAGATTCAATACTTATCGAACTGATAATTAAGCTGGCAGAAATAGAAAAAAGGGTAGCTATTGGTTGCAGTGAACCAGTACAATTAAATGCTCTCGTTTCAGCGTTCCAAAATGCTCGTAACATCGAAACTTCTTAG
- the RfC3 gene encoding replication factor C subunit RfC3 isoform X2: MSAKPMISTNLPWVEKYRPKKLDDLISHEDIIKTINKFINEDQLPHLLFYGPPGTGKTSTILACARKLYTAGQFNSMVLEMNASDDRGIGIVRGQILNFASTGTLYKSGFKLIILDEADAMTNDAQNALRRIIEKYTDNVRFCIICNYLSKIIPALQSRCTKFRFGPLSSDQILPRLETIIKEENLNVSEDGKEALIALSGGDMRKVLNVLQSTWLAFGTVTEETVYTCVGHPLPIDIKNIVNWLLNESYELCYCKIQDIKLKKGLALQDILTQLHLFVNKIEFPDSILIELIIKLAEIEKRVAIGCSEPVQLNALVSAFQNARNIETS, encoded by the exons atgtcaGCAAAACCTATGATATCTACAAATTTACCATG ggTTGAAAAATATCGGCCGAAAAAATTGGATGATTTAATATCCCACGAAGATATCATCAAAACTA taaataaatttatcaatgaAGATCAACTTCCTCATCTTCTCTTTTATGGACCTCCTGGTACTGGAAAAACTAGTACCATTCTTGCTTGTGCACGTAAATTGTACACAGCAGGACAGTTTAATTCAAtg GTATTAGAAATGAATGCTTCAGATGACAGAGGTATCGGCATAGTAAGAGGACAGATTCTTAATTTTGCAAGTACAGGTACATTGTACAAGTCTGGTTTTAAGTTGATTATCCTTGATGAAGCAGATGCCATGACTAATGATGCACAGAATGCTCTTAGGAGAA TAATTGAAAAGTACACAGACAATGTTCGCTTTTGCATCATATGTAATTATCTCAGTAAAATTATCCCTGCTCTCCAATCACGGTGTACAAAGTTTAGGTTTGGACCACTTTCTTCAGATCAAATTTTACCAAGACTAGAAACAATTATTAAAGAAGAGAA TTTAAATGTGTCTGAAGATGGAAAAGAAGCATTAATAGCACTAAGTGGAGGAGATATGAGGAAAGTTTTAAATGTTCTTCAAAGCACATGGCTTGCTTTTGGTACGGTCACAGAAGAAACTGTTTATACTTGTGTTGGACATCCTCTTCCAATAGATATAAAGAACATTGTAAACTGGTTATTGAATGAATCGTATGAATTATGTTATTGCA AAATTCAAGACATAAAACTGAAGAAAGGACTGGCATTGCAAGATATATTAACACAACttcatttatttgtaaataaaa TTGAGTTTCCAGATTCAATACTTATCGAACTGATAATTAAGCTGGCAGAAATAGAAAAAAGGGTAGCTATTGGTTGCAGTGAACCAGTACAATTAAATGCTCTCGTTTCAGCGTTCCAAAATGCTCGTAACATCGAAACTTCTTAG